From the Marinitoga litoralis genome, one window contains:
- a CDS encoding transglycosylase SLT domain-containing protein — MKKIILIFILLMSMIVYSEDDPFAIPDINMDFNMDINFDLFSEDFNKFYEEMNKEWNEHLQYMDEQWRKLYEESQKEWDKYYEEYKKQEMEFMKKFESIWGETFEYTPDKWYDFSDDLKSFSVVTFKGDEENKNGYVEIKVITDKNESKQEVEKKIKEQAEKTISKKDEYTKKPILDNLVDKKDIEKPKIVKEKEVDNKVVYTTKIPIVNNPFLERAKQYIPIIDNAKNKYGIPRPFILSIIQKESSFLPNAKSRSGALGLMQLIPRYAATEAYLYLYNKKPNPRTLINELYNPEKNILYGTTYIYLLHSRYFKFEKEYSKRKYMVIAGYNMGPVAISKRVRGLNLEKMDLTSLYDYLLNNTRKETSDYLKKVLDYEKEWNKIYP, encoded by the coding sequence ATGAAAAAAATCATCTTAATATTTATACTGTTAATGAGTATGATAGTCTATTCTGAAGATGATCCTTTTGCAATCCCTGATATAAATATGGATTTTAATATGGACATAAATTTTGATCTATTTTCAGAGGATTTTAATAAATTTTATGAAGAAATGAATAAAGAATGGAATGAGCATTTACAATATATGGATGAACAATGGAGAAAATTATATGAAGAAAGCCAAAAAGAATGGGATAAATATTATGAAGAATACAAAAAACAAGAAATGGAATTTATGAAAAAATTTGAATCAATTTGGGGAGAAACTTTTGAATATACTCCAGATAAGTGGTATGATTTTTCTGATGATTTAAAATCATTTAGCGTAGTTACTTTTAAAGGTGATGAAGAAAATAAAAACGGATACGTTGAAATAAAAGTTATTACTGATAAAAACGAATCTAAACAAGAGGTAGAAAAAAAGATAAAAGAGCAAGCAGAAAAAACTATTTCAAAAAAAGATGAATATACAAAAAAACCGATATTAGATAATCTTGTAGATAAAAAAGACATTGAAAAACCTAAAATCGTAAAAGAAAAAGAAGTTGATAATAAGGTTGTATATACTACAAAAATCCCCATAGTTAATAATCCATTTTTAGAAAGAGCTAAACAATACATTCCTATTATAGATAATGCAAAAAATAAATACGGTATTCCAAGACCTTTTATATTATCAATTATACAAAAAGAATCATCTTTTTTACCAAATGCAAAATCCAGAAGTGGAGCATTAGGATTAATGCAATTAATCCCAAGATATGCTGCAACAGAAGCATATCTATATTTATATAATAAAAAACCAAACCCCAGAACTTTAATAAATGAATTATATAACCCAGAAAAAAATATTTTATACGGAACAACATATATATATTTATTACACAGTAGATATTTTAAGTTTGAAAAAGAATATTCAAAAAGAAAATATATGGTTATAGCTGGATATAACATGGGACCTGTAGCTATATCAAAAAGAGTTAGGGGATTAAATCTTGAAAAAATGGACTTAACATCATTATATGATTATCTATTAAATAATACTAGAAAAGAAACATCCGATTATTTAAAAAAGGTGTTAGATTACGAAAAAGAGTGGAATAAAATTTATCCTTAA
- a CDS encoding S-layer homology domain-containing protein, whose amino-acid sequence MKKLLIILTVLALSVFSFAATTYKDVPVNHWAFDSIERLSSLGIIEGFPDGTYQGLSQVNRYQLTVALDRALKYVEQQLFATLAEKVVSIDKQLQELSKKSSGLTKAEVDAMIKASLSNIDTTELDNRISALESSVNELKAAYEVISFLSSKVDSLSNLETRISTLENNVSTLKDLSNDLSTLKTEVATNKAALETIGVLANKVAALETKVNSLNFDSQFAALENKKADKTELSAYAKVSELTALSQKLSNLELLVSANSDKVKSLEGKLNNYATKDDLQEFVTFGYLNKQLSDYALKSDLSNFVKNDQLTGFVTKSDLESQLANYATSDSVIDPARINKIEKTANQANILGWLGILAGVAGIAIYFINPSNY is encoded by the coding sequence ATGAAAAAACTTTTAATCATTTTAACGGTACTAGCATTATCTGTATTTTCTTTTGCAGCTACAACTTATAAGGATGTTCCTGTTAATCATTGGGCATTCGATTCAATTGAAAGATTATCCTCATTAGGAATTATTGAAGGTTTTCCAGATGGAACTTACCAAGGTTTATCTCAAGTAAACAGATATCAACTTACAGTAGCATTAGATAGAGCATTAAAATATGTTGAACAACAGTTATTTGCTACATTAGCAGAAAAAGTTGTTTCAATTGATAAACAATTACAAGAATTATCAAAAAAATCTTCTGGTTTAACAAAAGCTGAAGTAGATGCAATGATAAAAGCTTCTTTATCTAATATTGATACAACAGAATTAGATAACAGAATAAGCGCATTAGAATCATCAGTTAATGAATTAAAAGCAGCATACGAAGTAATTAGTTTCTTAAGCTCAAAAGTTGATTCTTTATCAAATCTTGAAACTAGAATTTCTACTTTAGAAAATAATGTATCTACATTAAAAGACCTTTCAAATGATTTATCAACATTAAAAACAGAAGTTGCTACTAATAAAGCTGCTTTAGAAACAATTGGTGTTTTAGCTAATAAAGTGGCTGCTTTAGAAACAAAAGTTAATTCATTAAACTTTGATTCACAATTTGCTGCTTTAGAAAACAAAAAAGCTGATAAAACAGAATTATCTGCTTATGCTAAAGTTTCAGAATTAACAGCATTATCACAAAAATTAAGTAATTTAGAATTATTAGTGTCAGCAAATTCTGATAAAGTTAAATCATTAGAAGGTAAATTAAATAATTATGCAACAAAAGATGATTTACAAGAATTTGTTACATTTGGATACTTAAATAAACAATTAAGCGATTACGCTTTAAAATCTGATTTATCAAATTTTGTAAAGAATGATCAATTAACCGGTTTTGTTACAAAAAGTGATTTAGAATCACAATTAGCAAATTATGCTACATCTGATTCAGTTATTGATCCAGCTAGAATTAATAAAATAGAAAAAACAGCTAACCAAGCAAATATTTTAGGATGGTTAGGAATATTAGCTGGCGTTGCTGGAATCGCTATTTACTTTATCAATCCATCTAATTATTAA
- the aspS gene encoding aspartate--tRNA ligase, protein MRLKRTYKCGELTSKNVNEVVILNGWVERIRDLGGIKFGLLRDRYGKVQFVIDPDNKEVYDLANKIGNEFVIAIKGIVRKRPEDAINKNMKTGEIEVLVEDLEILSESETPPIYVNKEEEISENLRLKYRYLDLRKERMQRNLLMRHKALQIIRQYFSENDFVEVETPYLTKSTPEGARDFLVPSRLKPGTFYALPQSPQLFKQLLMVSGFDRYFQIARCFRDEDFRADRQPEFSQIDFEMSFVEMDDILSFAEGLLGKLFKDLLNYDLELPLRRYTYDEVMDKYGSDKPDTRYGLEIQDFTEFFKETKAEFIKKAIENGESVRGVVLENKGDKFSRKRIDEYTEFAKSVGANGLIWVKNENGEVKSSIKKLAENELKNIFEKGIINNNDIAFILVGKRLEINKMLGHIRNKLIKEEMDKKDGFDILWVVEFPMFAWDEEENRLVAEHHPFTMPKLDEFNKYADSDPLKIRAQCYDLVINGYEMASGSIRVHRKDLQNKIFELIGLGEEEINEKFGFLIEAFKYGPPPHGGAALGFDRLIAVMVGEESIKEVIAFPKTASGSDPMTEAPSAVSERQLKELKIKLDL, encoded by the coding sequence ATGCGTTTAAAAAGAACATATAAGTGTGGCGAATTAACCAGTAAAAATGTAAATGAAGTTGTTATTCTTAATGGATGGGTTGAAAGAATAAGGGATTTAGGAGGTATTAAATTTGGATTATTAAGAGATAGATATGGTAAAGTACAATTTGTAATAGATCCTGATAATAAAGAGGTATATGATTTAGCAAACAAAATTGGGAATGAATTTGTAATTGCTATAAAAGGTATAGTAAGGAAAAGACCTGAAGACGCAATTAATAAAAATATGAAAACAGGTGAAATTGAAGTTTTAGTTGAAGATTTAGAAATTTTATCAGAATCTGAAACTCCACCTATATATGTTAATAAAGAGGAAGAAATTTCAGAAAATTTAAGATTAAAATACAGATATTTAGACTTAAGAAAAGAAAGAATGCAAAGAAACTTATTAATGAGGCACAAAGCATTACAAATTATAAGACAATATTTTTCTGAAAATGACTTTGTAGAAGTTGAAACTCCATATTTAACTAAAAGTACCCCTGAAGGAGCGAGAGACTTTTTAGTACCTTCAAGATTAAAGCCAGGTACATTTTATGCTTTGCCACAATCACCACAATTATTTAAACAATTATTAATGGTATCTGGTTTTGATAGATATTTCCAAATAGCTAGATGTTTTAGAGATGAAGATTTTAGAGCAGATAGACAACCAGAATTTTCACAAATAGACTTTGAAATGTCTTTTGTGGAAATGGATGATATATTATCTTTCGCTGAAGGATTATTAGGAAAATTATTTAAAGATTTATTAAATTATGATTTAGAATTACCGTTAAGAAGATATACATATGATGAAGTAATGGATAAATATGGTTCTGATAAACCAGATACAAGATATGGTTTAGAAATTCAAGACTTTACTGAATTTTTCAAAGAAACTAAAGCAGAATTTATAAAAAAAGCAATAGAAAATGGTGAAAGCGTAAGAGGTGTTGTATTAGAAAATAAAGGAGATAAATTCTCTAGAAAAAGAATAGATGAATATACAGAATTTGCAAAATCTGTTGGAGCAAACGGATTGATTTGGGTAAAAAATGAAAATGGTGAAGTTAAATCATCAATTAAGAAATTGGCAGAAAACGAATTAAAAAATATATTTGAAAAAGGTATTATTAATAATAATGATATAGCATTTATATTAGTTGGAAAAAGATTGGAAATAAATAAAATGTTAGGTCATATTAGAAATAAATTAATAAAAGAAGAAATGGATAAAAAAGATGGATTTGATATATTATGGGTAGTAGAATTTCCAATGTTTGCATGGGATGAAGAAGAAAATAGATTAGTTGCAGAACACCATCCATTTACAATGCCAAAATTAGATGAATTTAATAAATATGCAGATTCTGATCCATTAAAAATTAGAGCACAATGTTATGATTTAGTTATTAATGGTTATGAAATGGCTAGTGGTAGTATAAGGGTTCATAGAAAAGATTTACAAAATAAGATTTTTGAATTAATAGGATTAGGTGAAGAAGAGATAAATGAAAAATTTGGATTTTTAATTGAAGCCTTTAAATATGGTCCACCACCACATGGAGGAGCTGCTTTAGGTTTTGATAGATTAATAGCAGTTATGGTTGGAGAAGAATCTATAAAAGAAGTAATAGCATTCCCTAAAACTGCAAGTGGTTCTGATCCAATGACAGAAGCACCGTCTGCAGTATCTGAAAGACAATTAAAAGAATTAAAGATAAAATTAGATCTTTGA
- the cmk gene encoding (d)CMP kinase, which produces MFNVAIDGPAGSGKSTIAKEIAKIFNLYYLDSGALYRAFGYFLSKKGFDLNNENDIVKALKEFDVKIIDGDYYLFDEKLDFQIRTSEMGKAASIVAKNPLVREKVNEILRNISKKHGVVIDGRDIGTVVLPDAEVKIFLTASIEERAKRRYKELLEKGEKVEYEKIYDDIKKRDEADSTREIAPLKPAKDAIIVDTTGKNIETVVNEIKNIIIEKVKKDNNLE; this is translated from the coding sequence ATGTTTAATGTAGCAATTGATGGCCCTGCAGGATCTGGAAAGAGTACAATAGCAAAGGAAATAGCAAAAATATTTAATTTATATTATTTAGATAGTGGAGCATTGTATAGAGCTTTTGGGTATTTTTTATCCAAAAAAGGATTTGACTTGAATAATGAAAATGATATAGTAAAAGCATTAAAAGAATTTGACGTTAAAATAATAGATGGAGACTATTATCTTTTTGATGAAAAATTAGATTTTCAAATAAGAACTTCTGAAATGGGAAAAGCAGCTTCTATTGTTGCAAAAAATCCATTAGTTAGAGAAAAAGTGAATGAGATTTTAAGAAATATATCTAAAAAGCATGGTGTTGTAATTGATGGTAGAGATATAGGTACAGTAGTTTTACCAGATGCAGAAGTAAAAATATTTTTAACAGCATCTATAGAAGAACGTGCTAAAAGAAGATATAAAGAGCTATTAGAAAAAGGTGAGAAAGTAGAATATGAAAAAATATATGATGACATAAAAAAAAGAGATGAAGCAGATTCTACAAGAGAGATAGCACCATTAAAACCAGCAAAAGATGCAATAATTGTTGATACTACAGGGAAGAATATAGAAACTGTGGTTAATGAAATTAAAAATATAATTATTGAAAAAGTAAAAAAAGATAATAATTTGGAGTGA
- the ispH gene encoding 4-hydroxy-3-methylbut-2-enyl diphosphate reductase produces the protein MEIRLATKIGFCYGVERAYEEALKLSKENKKVYIYGDLVHNNEVKKELMENNIKFFYELNNLPNDSKDSICIIRAHGVPIKDKEYLKNNFFKVIDLTCPIVEKVFDYAYRMQKNGYYIIAYGKEEHAEMIGLKGNVDEKKIDITREPKKYNHNKLCIISQTTMDYNKFREFSSEITKLSTFNEITIKDTICYETKIRENEAKDIAIWSEFVIIIGGKHSSNTRKLYEIAKKYNENAIHIDSVKELKLVDISRFNKIGILTGTSTPNKSVEEVIEYLRRGF, from the coding sequence ATGGAAATACGTTTAGCAACAAAAATTGGTTTTTGTTATGGGGTAGAAAGAGCATACGAAGAGGCATTAAAATTATCTAAGGAAAATAAAAAAGTATATATATATGGAGATCTTGTACATAATAATGAAGTAAAAAAAGAACTTATGGAAAATAATATAAAATTTTTCTATGAATTAAATAATTTACCGAATGATTCAAAAGATTCTATATGTATTATAAGAGCTCACGGAGTTCCAATTAAAGATAAAGAATATTTAAAAAATAATTTTTTCAAAGTTATTGATTTAACCTGTCCTATAGTAGAGAAGGTTTTTGATTATGCATATCGTATGCAAAAGAATGGTTATTACATAATAGCCTATGGTAAAGAAGAACATGCAGAAATGATAGGTTTAAAAGGGAACGTAGATGAGAAAAAAATAGATATTACTAGAGAGCCAAAAAAGTATAATCATAATAAATTATGTATAATTAGTCAGACAACAATGGATTATAATAAATTTAGAGAATTTTCTTCTGAAATAACCAAATTATCTACCTTTAATGAAATTACAATAAAGGATACAATATGTTATGAAACAAAAATAAGAGAAAATGAAGCCAAGGATATTGCAATTTGGTCAGAATTTGTTATAATAATAGGAGGAAAACATAGTTCAAATACTAGAAAATTATATGAAATTGCGAAAAAATACAACGAAAATGCTATTCATATAGATTCGGTTAAAGAATTAAAATTAGTAGATATTTCTAGATTTAATAAAATAGGTATCTTAACAGGTACTTCAACACCTAATAAATCTGTTGAAGAAGTTATTGAATATTTAAGGAGGGGTTTTTGA
- a CDS encoding S1 RNA-binding domain-containing protein encodes MVGDKNEFEKLLNEETEFQIKKGDILKGKIITQSSDGIFVSADGKPFDVYVGKDYLLKNVNEYKLGDEITVKLLKINESEGQAFGSEKAAKRDEIIDHITEGKIVKGKIKEKINKGYIVELENVIDAFLPGSLSMLKRNSDFPREEMDFLVLKNEKRRNRTNIVVSRRGLIEKYIEEFFDNHHLNMIVEGIVSDIKEFGLFVSLNPYVTALAPKSELSWDKNFDHMKYYKVGDKIKGVIIKLDKENNKVSISVKRLKNDPWEEVEKKFPVDSVVEGEVVEIFPFGFAIRLDEGIEGLVHESEIFWTGKGRIEDVVKVGDLVKVKVLSIDKETKKISLSYKQVMGDPWEDIENKLKDGDITEGLVEKVLPNGIIVKLDDGLTGFAHVSELSWNFVDDVEGLFEEGEKIKVKVLHIDKENRKIKLSVKQTKENPWKKISNELKKGDKISGKVVKYVGKGAVVLVDDYEVEAFVPKSKMELKEDEDMENLLKIGDVVEGEILSIEFENEDQKGSMVISLIK; translated from the coding sequence ATGGTTGGAGATAAAAACGAGTTTGAAAAACTTTTAAACGAGGAAACTGAATTTCAAATAAAAAAGGGGGATATTTTAAAAGGGAAAATTATTACTCAAAGTTCAGATGGAATCTTTGTTTCTGCTGATGGTAAACCTTTTGATGTTTATGTAGGTAAAGACTACTTATTAAAAAACGTTAATGAATATAAATTGGGTGATGAAATTACAGTTAAATTATTGAAAATCAATGAATCAGAAGGTCAAGCTTTTGGTTCTGAAAAAGCAGCAAAAAGAGATGAAATAATTGATCATATAACTGAAGGGAAAATTGTTAAAGGTAAGATAAAAGAAAAAATTAATAAAGGATATATAGTAGAATTAGAAAATGTAATTGATGCATTTTTACCGGGTTCCTTATCAATGTTAAAAAGAAATTCTGATTTTCCTAGAGAAGAAATGGATTTTCTTGTATTAAAAAATGAAAAAAGAAGAAACAGAACAAATATAGTTGTTTCAAGAAGAGGTTTAATTGAAAAATATATTGAAGAATTTTTTGATAATCACCATCTAAATATGATTGTAGAAGGTATTGTAAGTGATATTAAAGAATTTGGATTATTTGTTAGTTTAAATCCATATGTAACAGCTTTAGCTCCAAAAAGCGAATTGTCTTGGGACAAAAACTTTGATCATATGAAATATTATAAAGTTGGGGATAAAATAAAAGGTGTAATAATAAAATTAGATAAAGAAAATAATAAAGTATCAATATCTGTAAAAAGACTAAAAAATGATCCATGGGAAGAAGTAGAAAAGAAATTCCCTGTAGATTCTGTAGTAGAAGGTGAAGTAGTAGAAATATTCCCATTTGGTTTTGCAATAAGATTAGATGAAGGAATCGAAGGGTTAGTGCATGAGTCAGAAATATTCTGGACAGGAAAAGGAAGAATAGAAGATGTTGTTAAAGTTGGAGATTTAGTTAAAGTAAAGGTATTATCTATTGATAAGGAAACCAAAAAAATATCATTAAGTTATAAACAAGTTATGGGAGATCCATGGGAAGATATTGAAAATAAATTAAAAGATGGTGACATAACAGAAGGTTTAGTAGAAAAGGTTTTACCTAATGGTATAATTGTTAAATTAGACGATGGATTAACTGGATTTGCTCATGTTTCTGAATTATCCTGGAATTTTGTTGATGATGTTGAAGGTTTGTTTGAAGAAGGAGAAAAGATTAAAGTAAAAGTTTTACATATAGATAAAGAAAATAGAAAAATAAAACTAAGTGTAAAGCAAACAAAAGAAAATCCATGGAAAAAGATATCTAATGAATTGAAAAAAGGTGATAAAATATCCGGAAAAGTTGTTAAATATGTTGGAAAAGGTGCTGTTGTATTAGTTGATGATTATGAAGTAGAAGCTTTTGTGCCAAAATCAAAGATGGAATTAAAAGAAGATGAAGATATGGAAAATTTATTAAAAATTGGTGACGTAGTTGAAGGAGAAATATTATCTATTGAATTTGAAAATGAAGATCAAAAGGGTAGTATGGTTATTAGTTTAATAAAATAA
- the der gene encoding ribosome biogenesis GTPase Der, whose product MKPVVLIIGKPNVGKSTLFNRLIKEKKAIVMDYPGVTRDQIFSEARYDGRAFTLVDTCGIFEEPTNELEEIAKNKVMESLNDSDLILFVVDGRNGLTPEDYYLADVLRKLKEKVIVVANKVESYEKFEIEILPELYKLGFGEPIPISAEHNKNLDELIENIFEKIPEHPVEEEKEENIIKVALIGRANAGKSSLFNAITGINRAIVSDVPGTTRDSIDELVEINGQKYLFVDTAGLKRKSKTSYGSVEMYSTVRTIRAIENSDVVVLLIDAVEGITQQDKKVIGTAENRGKATVVAFNKWDLVKYHDKRMEEYLKLFEKELYFVSYSPVVFTSAAKHWGIEKLMDAIDTAYESYTKRIPTSALNAALERFMMVSPPPVRKGKRIKIYYGTQVDIRPPVFTFFSNMPHEIPKSYQRAIQNMIRRYIDPFIGAPVFVKFKKRG is encoded by the coding sequence ATGAAACCAGTTGTACTAATTATTGGAAAACCAAATGTAGGAAAATCAACTTTATTTAATAGGTTGATAAAAGAAAAAAAAGCTATAGTTATGGATTATCCAGGCGTTACTAGAGATCAAATATTTAGTGAGGCACGCTACGATGGGCGTGCCTTCACCTTAGTTGATACTTGCGGCATTTTTGAGGAACCTACAAATGAATTAGAAGAAATAGCAAAAAATAAAGTTATGGAGTCATTAAACGATTCCGATTTAATTTTATTCGTTGTAGATGGGAGAAATGGACTAACTCCAGAAGATTATTATTTAGCTGATGTTTTAAGAAAATTGAAAGAAAAAGTAATAGTTGTTGCTAACAAAGTTGAATCATATGAAAAATTTGAAATTGAAATTTTACCTGAGTTATATAAATTGGGATTTGGTGAACCTATTCCAATATCTGCAGAACATAACAAAAATTTAGATGAACTTATTGAAAATATATTTGAAAAAATTCCAGAGCACCCAGTAGAGGAAGAAAAAGAAGAAAATATTATTAAAGTTGCTTTAATAGGTAGGGCAAATGCAGGTAAATCCTCGTTATTTAATGCGATTACTGGGATTAATAGAGCAATTGTTTCTGATGTTCCTGGTACTACTAGAGATAGTATTGATGAATTAGTTGAAATTAATGGACAAAAATATTTATTTGTTGATACAGCGGGATTGAAAAGAAAATCAAAAACCTCATATGGTTCTGTTGAAATGTATAGTACAGTTAGAACCATTCGTGCAATAGAAAACTCTGATGTTGTTGTTCTATTAATAGACGCTGTTGAGGGAATTACTCAACAAGATAAAAAAGTTATAGGGACTGCCGAAAATAGAGGTAAAGCAACTGTTGTAGCTTTTAATAAATGGGATTTAGTGAAATATCACGATAAAAGAATGGAAGAATATTTAAAATTATTTGAGAAGGAATTATATTTTGTTAGTTATAGTCCAGTAGTTTTTACATCTGCAGCAAAACACTGGGGTATAGAAAAATTAATGGATGCAATAGATACAGCGTATGAATCTTATACAAAAAGAATACCAACTAGTGCATTAAATGCTGCATTAGAAAGATTTATGATGGTTTCACCTCCGCCTGTTAGAAAAGGTAAGAGGATTAAAATTTATTATGGAACACAAGTTGATATAAGACCACCAGTTTTTACATTTTTCTCTAATATGCCTCATGAAATTCCTAAATCATATCAAAGAGCAATTCAAAATATGATTCGTAGATATATAGATCCTTTTATAGGAGCTCCAGTATTTGTAAAATTTAAAAAAAGAGGATAG
- the plsY gene encoding glycerol-3-phosphate 1-O-acyltransferase PlsY, which translates to MTNILWIFFGYLCGSIPFSYIMAKLAGIDITKVGSGNVGGTNVLRSAGAIYGVLSMILDLLKAFIPTILAYKFSGNIAYFVAFFAVIGHIYPIILRFRGGKGVASTVGVYFALNPTLGLIFFLLWLPITLFTKYVSLASIVTLTTIGIISFIYSFELGILNILLALISVYKHKSNIERLLNKTENKTDVIEIFKKTFNK; encoded by the coding sequence TTGACAAATATATTATGGATTTTTTTTGGATATTTATGTGGTTCAATACCTTTTAGCTATATAATGGCAAAATTAGCTGGAATTGATATAACTAAAGTTGGAAGTGGAAATGTAGGGGGTACAAATGTATTAAGAAGTGCAGGAGCAATATATGGAGTATTGAGTATGATTTTAGATTTATTAAAAGCTTTTATTCCTACTATTTTGGCATATAAATTTAGTGGAAATATTGCTTATTTTGTAGCTTTTTTTGCTGTAATTGGACATATTTATCCAATTATATTAAGGTTTAGAGGAGGAAAAGGTGTTGCTTCTACTGTTGGTGTTTATTTTGCTTTAAATCCTACGCTAGGACTTATATTCTTTTTATTATGGTTGCCTATAACCTTATTTACAAAATATGTTTCTTTGGCATCTATAGTAACTTTAACTACAATAGGGATAATAAGTTTTATATATTCTTTTGAATTAGGTATATTGAATATTTTACTTGCATTAATAAGTGTTTATAAACATAAGTCAAATATTGAAAGGTTATTAAATAAAACTGAAAATAAAACGGATGTAATAGAAATCTTCAAAAAAACCTTTAATAAATAA
- a CDS encoding tetratricopeptide repeat protein, translating into MQNKSAYYLKLGNKYLALNNVKLAIENYLLALKEDSENPMIYHNLGVCYMLENNFTEAIEKFEKSIEKGIKEDETFYYYIKALYLSGKYKECLEVTVNDKFYIDMNIIKLKSAMKLNEFDVAKNILEDLKLKGFSSQEINLIDSIINNN; encoded by the coding sequence TTGCAGAATAAAAGTGCTTACTATCTTAAATTAGGAAATAAATATTTAGCTTTAAATAATGTGAAGTTAGCAATTGAAAATTATTTATTAGCTTTAAAAGAAGATTCTGAAAATCCGATGATTTATCATAATTTAGGTGTTTGCTATATGTTAGAAAATAATTTTACAGAAGCAATAGAGAAATTTGAAAAATCAATTGAAAAGGGAATAAAAGAAGATGAAACATTTTATTATTATATTAAAGCATTATATTTATCTGGAAAGTATAAGGAATGTTTAGAAGTTACTGTCAATGATAAATTTTATATTGATATGAATATAATTAAATTGAAATCCGCAATGAAATTAAATGAATTTGATGTTGCTAAAAATATTTTAGAAGATTTAAAGTTAAAAGGATTTTCAAGTCAAGAGATTAATTTAATTGATAGTATCATTAATAATAATTAA